The following are encoded in a window of Thermus thermamylovorans genomic DNA:
- the murI gene encoding glutamate racemase — protein sequence MKDPRRPIGVFDSGVGGLTVLAALRKALPREDFLYFGDTARVPYGGKPLPMVRRFAWEIAGFLLRQGVKAIVVACNTASSAALPDLAEDLSVPVFGVLEPAAEVARAYRKVGLIGTEATVASRAYERHLDLAWARACPLFVPLVEEGLWDDPVALLVARHYLEEAPGDLEALLLGCTHYPFLKGTLEQVLPGVRLIDSAEATAAKVAGVLAREGLLNPEGRGRVVHFVTGDPGSYRNLAGRLGVEVGELRRVSLEEL from the coding sequence GTGAAAGACCCCAGGAGGCCCATCGGCGTCTTCGACTCGGGGGTGGGGGGGCTCACCGTCCTGGCCGCCCTAAGGAAGGCCCTTCCCCGGGAGGACTTCCTCTACTTCGGGGACACGGCCCGGGTACCCTACGGGGGCAAGCCCCTTCCCATGGTGCGCCGCTTCGCCTGGGAGATCGCGGGCTTCCTCCTCCGGCAGGGGGTGAAGGCCATCGTGGTGGCCTGCAACACCGCCAGCTCCGCGGCGTTGCCGGATCTGGCGGAAGACCTCTCGGTGCCCGTCTTCGGGGTGCTGGAGCCCGCGGCGGAGGTGGCCCGGGCCTACCGCAAGGTGGGCCTCATCGGCACGGAGGCCACGGTGGCGAGCCGGGCCTACGAGCGCCACCTGGACCTGGCCTGGGCCAGGGCCTGCCCCCTCTTCGTCCCCCTGGTGGAGGAGGGGCTCTGGGACGACCCCGTGGCCCTCCTCGTGGCCCGGCACTACCTGGAGGAGGCGCCAGGGGACCTCGAGGCCCTCCTCCTGGGCTGCACCCACTACCCCTTCCTCAAGGGCACCCTGGAGCAGGTCCTCCCCGGGGTGCGGCTCATCGACTCCGCCGAGGCCACCGCGGCCAAGGTGGCAGGGGTGCTGGCCCGGGAGGGGCTTCTGAACCCCGAGGGCAGGGGCCGGGTGGTGCACTTCGTCACCGGGGACCCCGGGAGCTACCGGAACCTGGCCGGGCGGCTTGGGGTAGAGGTGGGGGAGCTCCGCCGGGTGAGCCTGGAGGAGCTCTGA
- a CDS encoding TIGR00730 family Rossman fold protein: MDAKPLIDQLHHEDAWRLFRILAEFVEGFEVLSQIRAPLVSVFGSARFGEGHPAYGLGYRLGRALARAGFGVVTGGGPGVMEAVNRGAFEAGGVSVGLNIELPHEQRPNPYQTHALSLRYFFVRKVLFVRYAHAFVFLPGGLGTLDELAEVLVLIQTQKVHPFPVFALDRGYWEGLLSWMGFLKDRGAIDPQDLTLLTLLDSPEEVAQVLKGVS; the protein is encoded by the coding sequence ATGGACGCAAAACCCCTCATCGACCAGCTCCACCACGAGGACGCCTGGCGGCTTTTCCGCATCCTGGCGGAGTTCGTGGAGGGCTTTGAGGTCCTCTCCCAGATCCGGGCGCCCCTGGTCTCCGTCTTCGGCTCCGCCCGCTTCGGGGAGGGCCACCCCGCCTACGGGCTGGGCTACCGCCTGGGCCGGGCCCTGGCCCGGGCGGGCTTCGGGGTGGTCACGGGTGGGGGGCCAGGGGTGATGGAGGCGGTGAACCGGGGGGCCTTCGAGGCGGGCGGGGTGAGCGTAGGCCTGAACATCGAACTCCCACACGAGCAAAGGCCCAACCCCTACCAGACCCACGCCCTCTCCCTGCGCTACTTCTTCGTGCGCAAGGTGCTCTTTGTGCGCTACGCCCACGCCTTCGTCTTTCTGCCCGGGGGCCTGGGCACCCTGGACGAGCTCGCCGAGGTCCTGGTCCTCATCCAGACGCAAAAGGTCCACCCCTTTCCCGTCTTCGCCCTGGACCGGGGCTACTGGGAGGGCCTCCTCTCCTGGATGGGCTTCCTGAAGGACCGGGGGGCCATCGACCCCCAGGACCTGACCCTCCTCACCCTCCTGGACAGCCCGGAAGAGGTGGCCCAGGTCCTGAAGGGAGTATCCTAA
- the rdgB gene encoding RdgB/HAM1 family non-canonical purine NTP pyrophosphatase yields MRLVLATANPGKVRELKAGLAPLGWTLLSLADFPLRLPKEEGATFLENALLKAAYAAKATGLPALADDSGLEVYALGGEPGVYSARYGGRATDRERNVYLLERMRHLEGEGRRARFVAVLVLAYPDGHAEAYEGSVEGYILEAPRGEGGFGYDPLFYVPEADKTFAEMSLEEKARHSHRGRALRALLEAYAHGPPPREVSKLE; encoded by the coding sequence ATGCGCCTGGTCCTGGCCACCGCCAACCCCGGCAAGGTGCGGGAGCTTAAGGCGGGCCTCGCCCCCCTGGGCTGGACCCTCCTTTCCCTGGCCGACTTCCCCTTGCGCCTGCCCAAGGAGGAGGGGGCCACCTTCCTGGAAAACGCCCTCCTCAAGGCGGCCTATGCGGCCAAGGCCACAGGGCTTCCCGCCCTGGCCGACGACTCGGGCCTGGAGGTCTACGCCCTGGGGGGGGAGCCCGGGGTCTACTCCGCCCGCTACGGGGGAAGGGCGACCGACCGGGAGCGGAACGTCTACCTCCTGGAAAGGATGCGCCACCTCGAGGGGGAGGGGCGCCGGGCCCGCTTCGTGGCCGTCCTGGTCCTGGCCTACCCCGACGGGCACGCGGAGGCCTACGAGGGGAGCGTGGAGGGGTATATCCTGGAGGCCCCCCGGGGCGAGGGAGGCTTCGGCTACGACCCCCTCTTCTACGTGCCCGAGGCGGACAAGACCTTTGCCGAGATGAGCCTGGAGGAGAAAGCCCGCCACTCCCACCGGGGCCGGGCCCTCCGGGCCCTCCTCGAGGCCTACGCCCACGGGCCTCCCCCACGGGAGGTCTCCAAGCTGGAATGA
- a CDS encoding maltose ABC transporter substrate-binding protein, with the protein MRSALVMLFLALPLALAQGRITVWTHFGGPELEWLREQARTFERTQGVRVEVVEVPFGEIKQKFILSAPQGQGPDLLVTIPHDWVGEMAQAGVLEPMERYVTQDYLADLQRVAVQAFTFRGRLFGLPAYAESVALIHNRRYVREAPRNWDEFLALARQHTTGRSFGFLYNIGDPYFNFGFFRAFGAENVFARDAQGNLDPSRLLLGGEVGERALAFIRDLRFRHNLVPEGVDYGVADGAFKDGALAMILNGPWALGDYKRAGIDFGIAPFPTPPGARAPWGPFLGVQGVALNAYSRNKTAAANFAKTLVTGRNLVAFNQAGGRIPVSQSAVRQLAGDPVVAGFSRVFAQGAPMPNIPEMGKVWGPWSNAINLAIQRPDSNLRRILEDMTAEIRRALGQ; encoded by the coding sequence ATGAGAAGCGCGCTGGTGATGCTCTTCCTAGCGCTTCCCCTGGCCCTCGCCCAGGGGAGGATCACCGTCTGGACCCACTTCGGCGGCCCGGAGCTGGAGTGGCTCAGGGAGCAGGCCCGGACCTTTGAGCGCACCCAGGGGGTGCGGGTGGAGGTGGTGGAGGTCCCCTTCGGGGAGATCAAGCAGAAGTTCATCCTCTCCGCCCCCCAGGGCCAGGGCCCGGACCTCCTGGTCACCATCCCCCACGACTGGGTGGGGGAGATGGCCCAGGCCGGGGTGCTGGAGCCCATGGAGCGCTACGTGACCCAGGACTACCTGGCGGACCTCCAGCGGGTGGCGGTGCAGGCCTTCACCTTCCGGGGGCGCCTCTTCGGCCTCCCCGCCTACGCGGAGAGCGTGGCCCTCATCCACAACCGCCGCTACGTGCGCGAGGCCCCCAGGAACTGGGACGAGTTCCTGGCCCTGGCCCGGCAGCACACCACGGGCCGCTCCTTCGGCTTCCTCTACAACATCGGCGACCCCTACTTCAACTTCGGCTTCTTCCGGGCCTTCGGGGCGGAGAACGTCTTCGCCCGGGACGCCCAGGGGAACCTGGACCCCTCCAGGCTCCTCCTCGGGGGCGAGGTGGGGGAGAGGGCCTTGGCCTTCATCCGCGACCTCCGCTTCCGCCACAACCTGGTGCCCGAAGGGGTGGACTACGGGGTGGCCGACGGGGCCTTCAAGGACGGGGCCCTGGCCATGATCCTCAACGGTCCCTGGGCCCTGGGGGACTACAAGCGGGCGGGGATCGACTTCGGCATCGCCCCCTTCCCCACCCCGCCGGGGGCCCGGGCCCCCTGGGGGCCCTTCCTGGGGGTACAGGGGGTGGCCCTGAACGCCTACTCCCGCAACAAAACCGCCGCCGCCAACTTCGCCAAGACCCTGGTCACGGGGCGCAACCTGGTGGCCTTCAACCAGGCGGGCGGACGCATCCCCGTTTCCCAGAGCGCGGTACGCCAGTTGGCGGGCGACCCGGTGGTGGCGGGCTTCTCCCGGGTCTTCGCCCAAGGCGCCCCCATGCCCAACATCCCCGAGATGGGCAAGGTCTGGGGCCCCTGGAGCAACGCCATCAACCTGGCCATCCAGCGGCCCGACAGCAACCTGCGCCGGATCCTGGAGGACATGACCGCGGAGATCCGGCGGGCCCTGGGGCAGTAG
- a CDS encoding ABC transporter permease subunit: MRHPPGLRGFLLALALLLGLLLLATGVGLFGYLALQAYLAPPGWTVLVLALLVLLPGAVLLGRLFPWLADWYYFFPALAFLLVFTLYPIGLTVYLAFTDYSGARSGAPDRTTQTAVVAQEGARLQLEAEVGQAFRCQDCTGLLLELYAEGHRMRARILEAEGREVLLDRTPPFGVEFATRINEYRFIGLGNFAFILSQASRALLPVFAWNVAFATLTVALNALLGVLLALILNNKALKLRNLYRTLLIVSWALPGVITIQVWVALLNYNFGAINRLLGILGIYPIPWLTDPDWAKVAVLLVNLWLGFPFMMTAALGALSTIPDELYEAARVDGASPWQALKGITLPLLYPPMLPILLSSFAFNFNNFMIIFLLTGGGPPQEGRMATVQATDILISWAYKTAFSAEGQMAYGLGAAISLLIFLVTVGISLFNFRVTGVLREVR; the protein is encoded by the coding sequence ATGAGACACCCACCCGGCCTGCGCGGCTTCCTCCTGGCCCTGGCCCTCCTCCTGGGCCTCCTCCTCCTGGCCACGGGGGTGGGCCTCTTCGGCTACCTCGCCCTCCAGGCTTACCTGGCCCCCCCGGGGTGGACGGTCCTGGTCCTGGCCCTCCTGGTCCTCCTGCCGGGAGCGGTCCTCCTGGGGCGGCTTTTCCCCTGGCTCGCCGACTGGTACTACTTCTTCCCCGCCCTGGCCTTCCTCCTGGTCTTCACCCTCTACCCCATCGGCCTCACCGTCTACCTGGCCTTCACCGACTACTCGGGGGCCCGCAGCGGGGCCCCTGACCGCACCACCCAGACCGCGGTGGTGGCCCAGGAGGGGGCCCGCCTCCAGCTGGAGGCGGAGGTGGGCCAGGCCTTCCGCTGCCAGGACTGCACCGGGCTCCTCCTGGAGCTCTACGCGGAGGGGCACCGGATGCGGGCCCGCATCCTGGAGGCCGAGGGGCGGGAGGTCCTCCTGGACCGCACGCCCCCCTTCGGGGTGGAGTTCGCCACCCGGATCAACGAGTACCGCTTCATCGGCCTGGGCAACTTCGCCTTCATCCTCTCCCAGGCCAGCCGGGCCCTCCTGCCCGTCTTCGCCTGGAACGTGGCCTTCGCCACCCTGACCGTGGCCCTGAACGCCCTTTTGGGGGTGCTCCTGGCCCTCATCCTCAACAACAAGGCCCTGAAGCTGCGCAACCTCTACCGCACCCTCCTCATCGTCTCCTGGGCCCTCCCCGGGGTGATCACCATCCAGGTCTGGGTGGCCCTCCTCAACTACAACTTCGGGGCCATCAACCGCCTCCTGGGGATCCTGGGGATCTACCCCATCCCCTGGCTCACCGACCCCGACTGGGCCAAGGTGGCCGTCCTCCTGGTGAACCTCTGGCTGGGCTTCCCCTTCATGATGACCGCCGCCCTGGGGGCCCTTTCCACCATCCCCGACGAGCTCTACGAGGCGGCCAGGGTGGACGGGGCGAGCCCCTGGCAGGCCCTCAAGGGGATCACCCTCCCCCTCCTCTACCCCCCCATGCTCCCCATCCTCCTCTCCTCCTTCGCCTTCAACTTCAACAACTTCATGATCATCTTCCTCCTCACCGGCGGGGGCCCCCCCCAGGAGGGGCGGATGGCCACGGTCCAGGCCACGGACATCCTCATCTCCTGGGCCTACAAGACCGCCTTCAGCGCCGAGGGGCAGATGGCCTACGGCCTGGGGGCGGCCATCAGCCTCCTCATCTTCCTGGTGACCGTGGGCATCAGCCTCTTCAACTTCCGGGTCACCGGCGTCCTGCGGGAGGTGCGCTAG
- a CDS encoding sugar ABC transporter permease: MLGRLLSLGLLGLGGYGLYWFAVHRLLDEASYRRQPAFGSVFVPYGWAYALGILLGLVLLVLLYSLLYTAWSNRRTGRRRSPWPLFGQGVTHLFLWVLILLVYYPVVQVVAASFDPTNNLFSFRRPETGFLLLDARVIPYLPEPSLENYARLVEGVVLYPYQVALLLLAGLALLGVMGLGLLRRLLPPEDWVDLWQNRLLLLLALSLFAVVLLLSPSQFTGTTTESRFFLWVRNTLLISGVTGLLAVLLTATAGYAFARFRHLPGRYPMLLFFIFVQMFPGFLALVAIFYLLSFLDLLNTFTGLILAYSGGVVSFGTWVYKGYLESISPSLEEAAMVDGATRWQVFTKILLPLSAPMFVFIFLLQFVGTYSEFILANLVLTGVESWNVGVGLRSFTTGQFQTVWGVFAAASVLGSLPILLLFYGFQRYFVSGYTAGAVKE, encoded by the coding sequence ATGCTCGGGCGGCTTCTTTCCCTCGGCCTTTTGGGGCTTGGCGGCTACGGGCTTTACTGGTTCGCGGTCCACCGCCTCCTGGACGAGGCCTCCTACCGCCGCCAGCCCGCCTTCGGCAGCGTCTTCGTGCCCTACGGTTGGGCCTACGCCCTGGGGATCCTCCTGGGGCTCGTCCTCCTGGTGCTCCTCTACAGCCTCCTCTACACCGCCTGGAGCAACCGGCGGACGGGGAGGCGGCGGAGCCCCTGGCCCCTCTTCGGGCAGGGGGTGACCCACCTCTTCCTCTGGGTCCTCATCCTCCTGGTCTACTACCCCGTGGTCCAGGTGGTGGCGGCCAGCTTCGACCCCACCAACAACCTCTTCAGCTTCCGCCGCCCCGAGACGGGCTTCCTCCTCCTGGACGCCCGGGTGATCCCCTACCTCCCCGAGCCCTCCCTGGAGAACTACGCCCGCCTGGTGGAGGGGGTGGTCCTCTACCCCTACCAGGTGGCCCTCCTCCTCCTGGCGGGCCTGGCCCTCCTGGGGGTGATGGGCCTGGGCCTCCTCCGCCGCCTCCTGCCCCCGGAGGACTGGGTGGACCTGTGGCAGAACCGCCTCCTCCTCCTCCTGGCCCTGAGCCTCTTCGCCGTGGTCCTCCTCCTCTCCCCCAGCCAGTTCACCGGCACCACCACGGAGAGCCGCTTCTTCCTCTGGGTGCGCAACACCCTCCTCATCTCCGGGGTGACGGGGCTTCTGGCCGTCCTCCTCACCGCCACCGCGGGCTACGCCTTCGCCCGCTTCCGCCACCTGCCCGGGCGCTACCCCATGCTGCTCTTCTTCATCTTCGTGCAGATGTTCCCCGGCTTCCTGGCCCTGGTGGCCATCTTCTACCTCCTCTCCTTCCTGGACCTCCTCAACACCTTCACCGGCCTCATCCTGGCCTACTCCGGGGGGGTGGTGAGCTTCGGCACCTGGGTGTACAAGGGGTACCTGGAGAGCATCAGCCCGAGCCTCGAGGAGGCGGCCATGGTGGACGGGGCCACGAGGTGGCAGGTCTTCACCAAGATCCTCCTCCCCCTTTCCGCCCCCATGTTCGTCTTCATCTTCCTCCTCCAGTTCGTGGGCACCTACTCGGAGTTCATCCTGGCCAACCTGGTCCTCACCGGGGTGGAGAGCTGGAACGTGGGGGTGGGCCTAAGGAGCTTCACCACCGGCCAGTTCCAGACCGTCTGGGGGGTCTTCGCCGCGGCCAGCGTCCTGGGCTCCCTACCCATCCTTCTCCTCTTCTACGGCTTCCAGCGCTACTTCGTCTCCGGTTACACCGCGGGGGCGGTGAAGGAATGA
- a CDS encoding glycoside hydrolase family 13 protein has translation MNRHDLEHVDPPFPGLGEEVVLFLETEAREGLLLYEKDGEIHQKPMERAEGGLRVRVFAHTSPFRYAFRLPEGFLGSHGLEKTLPRYDRFFHLLAGPNPPEWALGAVYYQIFPDRFRMGRPELAPKDGEWRYGGRPIRKKAWHEPLGLEGAFEFYGGDLFGVLEALPHLEALGVEVLYLTPIFQSPSSHRYDTEDYLRVDPHLGGEEALEALYQALVARGMRLVLDGVFNHVGATHSWFQRALRDPKSPERGMFTFRPDGSYESFWGVRSMPKLDYASPLTQERFVFGKDAPIRYWMRLAHGWRLDVAHSLGEGGTNRKNARWLRALARAAKEARPDALVIGELSYDATPTLRAHTLDGAMHYAGFAHPVMAWLSGRDVHGREAALSAGEAWEVLWDHYRALPLQVRHAMYTFVSSHDIPRALWRLRGDLELYKLAYALLFAFPGSPALYYGDEVGLSQPNPYTLWQGDPYCRAPFPWDEALWNREVLGFVKRLARLKKTHPALRRGSLLPLKAPEGVLAFRRRYRGEEVWALFAKEGARLRLPRGVDLLREEEVAGEVEGQYLLFRPAG, from the coding sequence ATGAACCGCCACGACCTGGAGCACGTGGACCCCCCCTTTCCCGGGCTGGGGGAGGAGGTGGTCCTCTTCCTGGAAACCGAGGCCAGGGAGGGGCTTCTCCTCTACGAAAAGGACGGGGAAATCCACCAAAAACCCATGGAAAGGGCGGAAGGGGGCCTAAGGGTGCGCGTCTTCGCGCACACGAGCCCCTTTCGCTACGCCTTCCGCCTCCCCGAGGGCTTCCTGGGCAGCCACGGCCTGGAGAAGACCCTTCCCCGGTACGACCGCTTCTTCCACCTCCTGGCGGGGCCGAATCCGCCGGAATGGGCCCTGGGGGCGGTCTACTACCAGATCTTCCCCGACCGCTTCCGGATGGGGCGCCCGGAGCTGGCCCCTAAAGATGGGGAATGGCGCTACGGGGGAAGGCCCATCCGCAAGAAGGCCTGGCACGAGCCCCTGGGCCTCGAGGGGGCCTTTGAGTTCTACGGGGGGGACCTCTTTGGCGTCCTCGAGGCCCTCCCCCATCTGGAGGCCCTGGGGGTGGAGGTCCTCTACCTTACCCCCATCTTCCAAAGCCCCTCCAGCCACCGCTACGACACGGAGGACTACCTGCGGGTGGACCCCCACCTGGGAGGGGAGGAGGCCCTGGAGGCGCTTTACCAGGCCCTTGTGGCCCGGGGGATGAGGCTCGTTTTGGACGGGGTTTTCAACCACGTGGGGGCCACCCACTCCTGGTTCCAAAGGGCCCTGAGGGACCCAAAGAGCCCGGAGAGGGGCATGTTCACCTTCCGCCCCGACGGGAGCTACGAGAGCTTCTGGGGGGTCCGGTCCATGCCCAAGCTGGACTACGCCTCCCCCCTCACCCAGGAGCGCTTCGTCTTCGGCAAGGACGCGCCCATCCGCTACTGGATGCGCCTAGCCCACGGATGGCGGCTGGACGTGGCCCATTCCCTCGGGGAAGGGGGGACCAACCGCAAAAACGCCCGCTGGCTCCGGGCCCTGGCCCGGGCGGCCAAGGAGGCAAGGCCCGACGCTCTGGTGATCGGGGAGCTCTCCTACGACGCCACCCCCACCCTCAGGGCCCACACCCTGGACGGGGCCATGCACTACGCGGGCTTCGCCCACCCGGTGATGGCCTGGCTCTCCGGGCGGGACGTGCACGGGCGGGAAGCGGCCTTGAGCGCGGGGGAAGCCTGGGAGGTGCTCTGGGACCACTACCGGGCCCTGCCCCTGCAGGTGCGCCACGCCATGTACACCTTCGTCTCCTCCCACGACATCCCCCGGGCCCTGTGGCGGCTTCGGGGCGACCTGGAGCTCTACAAGCTCGCCTACGCCCTCCTCTTCGCCTTTCCCGGGAGCCCGGCCCTCTACTACGGGGACGAAGTGGGCCTCTCCCAACCCAACCCCTACACCCTGTGGCAGGGAGACCCCTACTGCCGGGCCCCCTTCCCTTGGGACGAGGCCCTTTGGAACCGGGAGGTGTTGGGGTTTGTGAAGCGCCTGGCGCGCCTCAAGAAGACCCACCCTGCCCTGCGCCGGGGAAGCCTTTTGCCCCTGAAGGCCCCGGAGGGGGTGCTGGCCTTCCGGAGGCGGTACCGGGGGGAGGAAGTCTGGGCCCTCTTCGCCAAGGAGGGGGCCCGCCTAAGGCTCCCCAGGGGGGTGGACCTCCTGCGGGAGGAGGAGGTGGCGGGGGAGGTGGAGGGCCAGTACCTCCTCTTCCGGCCCGCCGGCTGA
- a CDS encoding endonuclease MutS2, whose amino-acid sequence MRDVLEVLEFPRVRALLAGRARTPLGRELALSLAPLSREEAERRHQLTQEALAYPYALPEAGALREAYEGARAGKRLTGPELLKAARALEEAKALKAELLPLQNALSGVAEGIGDHGAFLARVKKALDEEGAVRDEASPRLAQIRRELRPLRQEILDRLYALMDRHREAFQDRFVTLRRERYCVPVKAGMAHKVPGLLLDESESGATLFLEPLAVVKLNNRLQALRLREEEEVNRILWELSEGLAGDPGVPGTLEALALLDLLQAQAALARDLGLTRPRFGERYALEEAFHPLIPNPVKNSFALDEARRILLLSGPNMGGKTALLKTLGLAVLMAQSGLFVGAKRALLAWPDRVFADIGDEQSLQESLSTFAGHLRRLKEMLEEATPRSLVLVDELGSGTDPEEGAALSQAILEALLERGVKGMVTTHLSPLKAFAQGREGIGNASMRFDLEALRPTYELVLGVPGRSYALAIARRLALPEGVLGRAEGLLPEGGRLEALLERLEAERLALEEERRKLGAELERAEALRKRLEAREARYEEERAERMRALEAEVRQRLLQVEAELKALKEKAKAGAKKDALRELLALKERYAKKAAPPPPPPGLSPGQAVEVASLGRQGRILELRGEEALVQVGPVRMTVKAKELRPAQAQEAQRALAPRPRREGREVDLRGLTVEEALLEVDSALEEARALGLASLRLLHGKGTGALRQAIREALRRDRRVEGFADAPPHEGGHGVTVVALKG is encoded by the coding sequence GTGCGGGACGTCCTCGAGGTCCTGGAGTTCCCCAGGGTCCGCGCCCTCCTGGCAGGGAGGGCCAGGACCCCCTTGGGCCGGGAGCTGGCCCTTTCCCTCGCCCCCCTCTCCCGGGAGGAGGCGGAAAGGCGCCACCAGCTCACCCAGGAAGCCCTGGCCTACCCCTACGCCCTCCCCGAGGCGGGGGCCTTGCGGGAGGCCTACGAAGGGGCCAGGGCCGGGAAGAGGCTCACGGGCCCCGAACTCCTGAAGGCGGCCAGGGCCCTGGAGGAGGCCAAGGCCCTTAAGGCGGAGCTTTTGCCCCTGCAAAACGCCCTGAGCGGGGTGGCGGAAGGGATTGGGGACCACGGCGCCTTCCTGGCGCGGGTCAAGAAGGCCCTGGACGAGGAGGGGGCGGTGCGGGACGAGGCGAGCCCCCGCCTGGCCCAGATCCGCCGGGAATTAAGGCCCCTCCGCCAGGAGATCCTGGACCGCCTCTATGCCCTCATGGACCGGCACCGGGAGGCCTTCCAGGACCGCTTCGTCACCTTAAGGCGCGAGCGCTACTGCGTGCCCGTCAAGGCGGGGATGGCCCACAAGGTGCCGGGCCTCCTCCTGGACGAGTCCGAGTCCGGGGCCACCCTCTTCCTCGAGCCCCTCGCCGTGGTGAAGCTCAACAACCGCCTCCAGGCCCTGCGCCTCCGGGAGGAGGAGGAGGTGAACCGGATCCTCTGGGAGCTCTCGGAGGGGCTGGCCGGGGACCCTGGGGTGCCGGGCACCCTGGAGGCCCTGGCCCTCCTGGACCTCCTCCAGGCCCAGGCGGCCCTGGCCCGGGACCTGGGCCTCACCCGCCCCCGCTTCGGGGAGCGCTACGCCCTGGAGGAGGCCTTCCACCCCCTCATCCCGAACCCGGTCAAGAACTCCTTTGCCCTGGACGAAGCGAGGCGCATCCTCCTCCTCTCCGGCCCCAACATGGGGGGCAAGACCGCCCTCCTCAAGACCCTGGGCCTGGCGGTCCTCATGGCCCAGTCCGGCCTCTTCGTGGGGGCCAAGCGGGCCCTCCTGGCCTGGCCCGACCGGGTCTTTGCCGACATCGGGGACGAGCAGTCCCTGCAAGAAAGCCTCTCCACCTTCGCCGGCCACCTCCGCCGCCTCAAGGAGATGCTGGAGGAGGCCACGCCCCGAAGCCTGGTCCTCGTCGACGAGCTGGGGAGCGGCACCGACCCCGAGGAGGGGGCGGCGCTTTCCCAGGCCATCCTGGAGGCCCTCCTGGAGCGGGGGGTGAAGGGGATGGTCACCACCCACCTCTCCCCCCTGAAGGCCTTCGCCCAGGGGAGGGAAGGCATCGGGAACGCCTCCATGCGCTTTGACCTGGAAGCCCTTCGTCCCACCTATGAGCTCGTCCTGGGGGTGCCGGGGCGGAGCTACGCCCTGGCCATCGCCCGGAGGCTCGCCCTGCCGGAGGGCGTGCTAGGGCGGGCGGAAGGGCTTCTGCCGGAGGGGGGCAGGCTGGAAGCCCTCCTGGAGCGGCTGGAGGCGGAAAGGCTCGCCCTGGAGGAGGAAAGGCGGAAGCTCGGGGCGGAGCTTGAGCGGGCGGAGGCCCTCAGGAAGCGCCTCGAGGCCCGGGAGGCCCGCTACGAGGAGGAGCGGGCGGAAAGGATGCGGGCCCTGGAGGCGGAGGTGCGGCAAAGGCTCCTCCAGGTGGAGGCCGAGCTCAAGGCCCTGAAGGAAAAGGCCAAGGCGGGGGCCAAGAAGGACGCCCTCAGGGAGCTTTTGGCCCTCAAGGAGCGCTACGCCAAGAAGGCCGCCCCGCCCCCTCCCCCCCCGGGCCTGAGCCCGGGGCAGGCGGTGGAGGTGGCCTCCCTGGGCCGCCAGGGGCGGATTTTGGAGCTCCGGGGGGAGGAGGCCTTGGTCCAGGTGGGCCCGGTGCGGATGACGGTGAAGGCCAAGGAGCTCAGGCCCGCCCAGGCCCAGGAGGCGCAAAGGGCCCTCGCCCCCAGGCCCCGGCGGGAGGGGAGGGAGGTGGACCTAAGGGGCCTCACCGTGGAGGAGGCCCTCTTGGAGGTGGACAGCGCCCTGGAGGAGGCCCGGGCCCTGGGCCTCGCCTCCTTGCGCCTCCTCCACGGCAAGGGCACGGGGGCCCTGAGGCAGGCCATCCGGGAGGCCCTCCGGCGGGACCGGCGGGTGGAGGGCTTCGCCGACGCGCCCCCCCACGAGGGGGGGCACGGGGTCACGGTGGTGGCCCTAAAGGGCTAG
- a CDS encoding acyl-CoA thioesterase has translation MEGFPVSVPVQVRFRDLDALGHVNNAVYLTYFEVARSAYFARLEPDWVAQGHFLLARAEVDFRRPVHLEDRVEVGVRVVRLGRSSFDMEYLLLANGEEAARGRTVQVWLEGGRPAPLPEAMRRRIEELEGRPLAL, from the coding sequence GTGGAGGGTTTCCCCGTGTCCGTGCCCGTGCAGGTGCGCTTCCGCGACCTGGACGCCTTAGGCCACGTGAACAACGCCGTCTACCTCACCTACTTCGAGGTGGCCCGCTCCGCCTACTTCGCCCGGCTGGAGCCGGACTGGGTGGCGCAGGGCCACTTCCTCCTGGCCCGGGCGGAGGTGGACTTCAGGAGGCCCGTCCACCTGGAAGACCGGGTGGAGGTGGGGGTCAGGGTGGTGCGCCTGGGGCGGAGCAGCTTCGACATGGAGTACCTGCTCCTGGCCAACGGGGAAGAGGCCGCCCGGGGGAGGACGGTCCAGGTCTGGCTGGAAGGAGGGCGCCCCGCCCCTCTGCCGGAGGCCATGAGGCGCCGCATAGAGGAGCTCGAGGGACGCCCCCTAGCCCTTTAG